The following coding sequences lie in one Apium graveolens cultivar Ventura chromosome 1, ASM990537v1, whole genome shotgun sequence genomic window:
- the LOC141701779 gene encoding protein FAR1-RELATED SEQUENCE 5-like, whose amino-acid sequence MYAIRTQWIGAYTKQHFSAGMTTTSRSESINSFFDEYVQSSTGLKEFIKNSQKALETQYLKEVKADYDSEQLERRLVLHSSLEMHASEIYTKEMFKRFQKELMKSTCYIVNNVKNNGTYMSKLYLVEKATLPEKCRKKYRVTVFMYEKIECSCKKFEHSGMICKHIIRYLDKKNKKSRYRKVSSWVDGQ is encoded by the coding sequence ATGTATGCTATTAGAACTCAATGGATTGGTGCTTACACAAAGCAACATTTTTCCGCCGGCATGACTACAACTTCAAGAAGCGAGTCTATAAATTCTTTTTTTGATGAATATGTGCAATCATCTACCGGTTTGAAGGAATTCATTAAGAACTCTCAAAAGGCTTTGGAGACACAATATCTGAAGGAGGTTAAAGCCGATTATGACAGCGAACAATTGGAAAGGAGATTAGTTTTGCACTCATCCTTGGAAATGCATGCATCCGAAATCTACACGAAAGAAATGTTCAAACGTTTTCAAAAGGAGCTTATGAAAAGTACATGTTACATCGTGAACAATGTCAAAAACAATGGAACTTATATGTCAAAACTGTATTTGGTTGAGAAGGCTACTCTGCCGGAGAAGTGCAGAAAAAAATATCGAGTGACGGTTTTCATGTACGAAAAAATTGAATGCTCGTGTAAGAAGTTTGAACATTCCGGGATGATTTGCAAACACATAATCCGTTATCTtgacaaaaaaaacaaaaaatcaagATACCGGAAAGTCTCATCATGGGTAGATGGACAATGA